In Kitasatospora viridis, the following are encoded in one genomic region:
- a CDS encoding amidohydrolase, which yields MAHTRQRADTVFVGGRVFTGTSPAPVDTAVAIGGGRILAVADETAVRLLADDATEVVDLAGGLLVAGFQDAHVHPVVAGVQMLRCDLSAQRSVDGYLAVVAAYAEANPEREWICGGGWSMDVFPGGVPTRAMLDEVVPDRPVLLTNRDGHGAWVNSAALRRAGVDRDTPDPADGRIEREPDGTPAGTLQEGAMDLVAAHVPVATPQEARAGLLAAQQYLFSLGVTSWQDAMIGAFPGNPDNHDVYRAAAADGSLLARVVGALWWDRERGLDQLPDLEERRRTGRVGRFSATTVKIMQDGIAENFTASMLEPYLDHCGCPTGNTGLTFVGAELLAEAVCALDRAGFQVHFHSLGDRAVREALDALAAARAANGATDNRHHLAHLQLIHPDDLARFAELGAAANIQALWAAHEPQMDELTIPFLGPERSALQYPFGDLQRAGARLVAGSDWSVSSPNPLWGIHVAVNRAVPSDAPNASADHEPREPFYPEQALTLAQALTAYTAGSAWANHQDDVTGTIEAGKFADLVVLDRDPFAHPAEEIGRTRVLRTYLDGRPVFTATD from the coding sequence ATGGCACACACCAGGCAGCGCGCCGACACCGTCTTCGTCGGGGGACGGGTTTTCACCGGCACCTCCCCGGCACCGGTCGACACCGCGGTCGCGATCGGCGGGGGCCGGATCCTGGCCGTCGCCGACGAGACCGCGGTCCGGCTGCTGGCCGACGACGCCACCGAGGTCGTCGACCTGGCCGGCGGCCTGCTCGTCGCCGGTTTCCAGGACGCCCACGTGCACCCGGTGGTCGCCGGCGTGCAGATGCTGCGCTGTGACCTGTCCGCGCAGCGCTCGGTGGACGGCTACCTCGCGGTGGTGGCCGCCTACGCCGAGGCCAACCCCGAGCGCGAATGGATCTGCGGCGGCGGCTGGTCGATGGACGTCTTCCCCGGCGGCGTTCCCACCCGGGCGATGCTCGACGAGGTGGTGCCGGACCGGCCGGTGCTGCTCACCAACCGCGACGGCCACGGCGCCTGGGTCAACTCCGCGGCGCTGCGGCGGGCGGGCGTGGACCGGGACACCCCCGACCCGGCGGACGGCCGGATCGAGCGCGAGCCGGACGGCACCCCGGCGGGGACCCTGCAGGAGGGGGCGATGGACCTGGTCGCCGCCCACGTCCCGGTCGCCACCCCCCAGGAGGCGCGGGCCGGCCTGCTCGCCGCCCAGCAGTACCTCTTCTCGCTGGGGGTGACCAGTTGGCAGGACGCGATGATCGGCGCCTTCCCCGGCAACCCCGACAACCACGACGTCTACCGCGCCGCGGCGGCCGACGGCTCGCTGCTGGCCAGGGTGGTCGGCGCCCTCTGGTGGGACCGTGAGCGCGGGCTCGACCAACTCCCCGACCTGGAGGAGCGCCGCCGCACCGGGCGGGTGGGCCGGTTCAGCGCCACCACCGTGAAGATCATGCAGGACGGCATCGCCGAGAACTTCACCGCGAGCATGCTCGAACCGTACCTCGACCACTGCGGCTGCCCCACCGGGAACACCGGACTCACCTTCGTGGGGGCGGAGTTGCTGGCCGAGGCGGTCTGCGCGCTGGACCGCGCGGGATTCCAGGTGCACTTCCACTCGCTGGGGGACCGCGCCGTCCGCGAGGCACTCGACGCCCTGGCCGCCGCCCGGGCGGCCAACGGCGCGACCGACAACCGCCACCACCTCGCCCACCTCCAGCTGATCCACCCCGACGACCTGGCACGCTTCGCCGAACTGGGCGCCGCCGCCAACATCCAGGCACTCTGGGCCGCCCACGAGCCGCAGATGGACGAGCTGACGATCCCCTTCCTCGGTCCGGAACGCTCCGCCCTGCAGTACCCGTTCGGGGATCTCCAGCGGGCCGGCGCCCGCCTGGTGGCCGGCAGCGACTGGTCCGTGAGCAGCCCCAACCCGCTCTGGGGCATCCACGTCGCCGTCAACCGGGCCGTGCCCTCCGACGCGCCCAACGCGTCCGCGGACCACGAGCCGCGCGAACCGTTCTACCCGGAACAGGCCCTGACGCTGGCCCAGGCCCTGACCGCGTACACCGCGGGAAGCGCCTGGGCGAACCACCAGGAC